AGCCGAAGTTGTAAACTCAAAATCTACGCATGGTAGTGGTGGTATGGCTTCAAAAGTAGAAGCAGCAGCATTAGCCAAAAACACAAAAATAGAAACTTGGATTGTAAACGGACTCGAAGATCATTTCATCATTAATGCGATGGAAAACAAAGTAGCATTTACCAAAATAAAAGCATAGTAATATGAAAAATTACACATCCATAAACGATATTGATAACATCAAGGCATGGATTGAAGAAGCTAAAGCTTTAAAGCAGAATCCCCTTAAAAATGTTGAACTCGGTAAACACAAAACCTTAGGTTTATTGTTTTTTAACTCTAGTTTGCGTACACGTTTAAGTACGCAAAAAGCGGCATTAAATTTAGGTATGGATCCTATAGTGATGAATGTTTCTGGCGATGCTTGGGGAATCGAATTTGAAGATGGTACGGTAATGAATGGTAACACAGCAGAACATATAAAAGAAGCCGCTGCCGTGGTGTCGCAATATTGTGATATTATTGCTGTAAGAGCTTTTCCAACCTTAACCGATAAGGTTAAAGATGAAAGCGAGCAGGTTTTAAAAGCCTTCGTAAAACACGCTTCGGTACCTGTGGTGAATATGGAAAGTGCTACAGGACATCCACTACAAGCTTTAACAGATGCGATAACCATTTCAGAGCATACCAAAAAAGATAAACCTAAAGTGGTTTTAAGTTGGGCGCCTCATATTAAAGCGTTACCGCATGCCGTAGGAAATAGTTTTGTTCAAGCCATGCAAAAAATGGATGTGGATTTTGTGATTGCAAATCCAGAGGGTTATAATTTAAGTCCGGAGATCACTAAAGATACGCCTATTGTTCACAGTCAGGAAGAAGCATTTAAGGATGCCGATTTCGTTTATGTTAAGAATTGGAGTTCCTACAACGATTATGGCAAAGTGTTAAATACAGACCCCAATTGGACCATCACAAAAGAAAAATTAGGTGATGCCAAATTTATGCACTGTTTACCGGTAAGACGTAATCTTATTGTGGAAGATGCCGTTTTAGATAGCGATAACTCATTGGTGATTCAGCAAGCTAATAACAGAACCTACGCTGCACAATTGGTACTTAAAAAAATATTAGAAAATGGCTAAAGAGAAATTATCAGTAGTAAAAATTGGTGGGAATGTTATAGAAAATCCAGAGGCTTTAGCGACTTTTTTAGAGCAGTTTTCAGAATTAGAAGGGAAGAAAGTTTTAGTGCATGGCGGCGGAAAACGTGCCACACACATCGCTTCAAAGTTAGGGATTGAATCTCAAATGGTGAATGGTCGTCGTATTACCGATGCCGAAACCTTAGAAGTGATTACTATGGTTTATGGCGGATTAGTAAACAAAAATATTGTGGCTCAGCTGCAAAGTTTGGATACCGATGCCATTGGTTTAACAGGCGCAGATATTAATAGTATCGCTTCAAAAAAACGTCCGGTAAAAGAGATAGACTATGGTTTTGTTGGTGATGTTAAAAAAGTAAATCACATAAGCATTAATAAACTTATTGAAGCTGATTTTACACCTGTTTTTTGTGCCATTACGCATGATGAAAACGGACAACTATTCAATACCAATGCCGATACTATTGCTTCAGAATTAGCGATTGGGCTATCAAAATTATATCGAGTAGAACTGGTATACTGTTTTGATAAAAACGGTGTACTTATGGAAGTTGATGATGATAACTCGGTTATCGATTTTATGGATTCTGGTACCTACGAAATATTGAAGCATAAAGGTGTTTTTCATGATGGGATGCTTCCTAAATTAGAGAACTGTTACCACGCTATTGAAGCCGGTGTGTCTAGGGTTTTTATTGGAAATCCAAGTATTATTAGTAACAAGAATCAAAAGTTTACCACCTTATTTTTATGATAGAGCAGTTAACACAAGACGCCATTGCTTTACTAAAAAAGCTCATCGAAACCCAGTCTTTTTCTTCCGAAGAAGAACAGACAGCAGGGCATATCGAAGCATGGTTTACAAATCACAATATCGATTATAATCGTACTAAAAATAACATTTGGGCGCTTAACAAACACTTTGATGAGAGCAAGCCAACCTTGTTGCTAAACTCACATCACGATACGGTAAAACCCAATTCGGCGTATACCAAAGATCCGTTTAAAGCCATTGTTGAAGATGGAAAATTATATGGGTTAGGAAGTAACGATGCCGGCGGTTGTTTGGTGTCGCTTATGGCCACCTTTGTGTATTTTTATAATCACGAAAACTTAAAATACAATTTGGTTATTGTCGCTTCCGCGGAAGAAGAAAGCAGTGGTCCAAACGGACTAAACAGTATGCTTCCTATCATTCCTAAAGTGGATGTGGCAATTGTGGGTGAACCTACTTTGATGAATTTAGCTGTTGCTGAAAAAGGATTAGTTGTTTTTGACGCCGTGGTTGAGGGTACACCAAGTCATGCCGCGCATCCAAATGATGATAATGCCCTTTATAACAGTATTGAAGCCCTGCAATGGTTTAAAGATTACAAGTTTGAAAAGAGCTCTGAAGCTTTAGGAGACGTGAAACTAACGGTAACTCAAATTAATGCGGGTGCACAGCATAATGTAGTGCCTGGTCATGTGGATATGGTTGTTGATGTGCGTGTGAACGATGCTTACTCTAATGCCGAGATTGCTGAGATTTTACAAAGTCAGGCGCCAGTAACACGAATTATACCACGTAGTTTACGTTTGAACTCTTCATGCATTCCTATGGATCACGATTTGGTAAAAGCAGGAATCGCAATGGGAAGAACGACTTACGGGTCGCCAACTTTATCCGATCAAGCAGTATTAAGCTGTTCGTCCTTAAAATTAGGCCCTGGAGATAGTACGAGATCTCATTCGGCTGATGAATTTATTTATATTAGTGAAATAGAAGAAGGGGTTAAAATATATGTTGAATTACTTGAGAGGGTGATGTAAGTGAGGAATAGCAGAGTTTCAAGGTGAAAGGGTTACGAAGTAGGACGGGAGACAGAAGTCGGGAGACGGAAGAATCAAGAGTCAGGAATTAAGAGTAAATGATAAAGAGGTAGGTTTCTTGTCGTTTCAGAAAAAACACCTAAATCATGATTAAATAAATCAACGAGCAACTAATCACAAATAGAAGCGTACAGTCACTCTGAGCTTGTCGAAGAGGTAACGAAGTTATATAAAATTAATTATCGGTTTTAAAACTGAAAACGGATTAAAGGAGGATTAAAAGTTAGGTGTAACGTGGTAGAGAGAAAATATGATGGTCTATCTCAATTAAAGTTTTTCACTCACGATTAAACACTTCAACAAATACACAAATACACAAATCAAAAAAAATGAAACTTTGGGATAAAGGCATATCAATAGATAAAAAAATAGAGCAATTTACTATTGGAAACGATCGAGAAATAGATATTCATATTTCAAAATACGATGTTATTGCATCGCGTGCGCATGCCATAATGCTTCAAAAAATTGGTATTCTTTCTGAAGAAGAATTGGGAAAATTGCTTTCTGGACTTCAGGTTTTAGCCAATCAAATTGAAGATGGAACTTTTGTTATCGACGAACAGTTTGAAGACGTACATTCTAAAATTGAATTTGAATTAACGAAGTCTTTAGGTGATGTCGGTAAAAAAATCCACACGGCACGTTCTAGAAACGATCAAGTTTTAGTGGCCCTTCATTTGTATTTTAAAGAAGAGTTGCAAGCTGTAAAATCCAAAACCAAAACACTTTTTGATACCTTAATTAATCAGGCGGAGACTTATAAAGATAAGGTGCTTCCTGGCTATACGCATTTACAAGTGGCTATGCCATCATCATTCGGGTTATGGTTTTCAGCCTATGCCGAATTAATGATTGATGATGTGTTTTTATTAGATGCCGCCATAAAAACGGTGGATCAAAATCCGCTAGGTTCGGCAGCGGGTTACGGCAGTTCTTTTCCTATCGATCGCGAGGTTACCACTAAAGAAATGGACTTTGCCAC
This genomic interval from Tamlana carrageenivorans contains the following:
- a CDS encoding N-acetylornithine carbamoyltransferase — its product is MKNYTSINDIDNIKAWIEEAKALKQNPLKNVELGKHKTLGLLFFNSSLRTRLSTQKAALNLGMDPIVMNVSGDAWGIEFEDGTVMNGNTAEHIKEAAAVVSQYCDIIAVRAFPTLTDKVKDESEQVLKAFVKHASVPVVNMESATGHPLQALTDAITISEHTKKDKPKVVLSWAPHIKALPHAVGNSFVQAMQKMDVDFVIANPEGYNLSPEITKDTPIVHSQEEAFKDADFVYVKNWSSYNDYGKVLNTDPNWTITKEKLGDAKFMHCLPVRRNLIVEDAVLDSDNSLVIQQANNRTYAAQLVLKKILENG
- the argB gene encoding acetylglutamate kinase → MAKEKLSVVKIGGNVIENPEALATFLEQFSELEGKKVLVHGGGKRATHIASKLGIESQMVNGRRITDAETLEVITMVYGGLVNKNIVAQLQSLDTDAIGLTGADINSIASKKRPVKEIDYGFVGDVKKVNHISINKLIEADFTPVFCAITHDENGQLFNTNADTIASELAIGLSKLYRVELVYCFDKNGVLMEVDDDNSVIDFMDSGTYEILKHKGVFHDGMLPKLENCYHAIEAGVSRVFIGNPSIISNKNQKFTTLFL
- a CDS encoding M20 family metallo-hydrolase, whose protein sequence is MIEQLTQDAIALLKKLIETQSFSSEEEQTAGHIEAWFTNHNIDYNRTKNNIWALNKHFDESKPTLLLNSHHDTVKPNSAYTKDPFKAIVEDGKLYGLGSNDAGGCLVSLMATFVYFYNHENLKYNLVIVASAEEESSGPNGLNSMLPIIPKVDVAIVGEPTLMNLAVAEKGLVVFDAVVEGTPSHAAHPNDDNALYNSIEALQWFKDYKFEKSSEALGDVKLTVTQINAGAQHNVVPGHVDMVVDVRVNDAYSNAEIAEILQSQAPVTRIIPRSLRLNSSCIPMDHDLVKAGIAMGRTTYGSPTLSDQAVLSCSSLKLGPGDSTRSHSADEFIYISEIEEGVKIYVELLERVM
- the argH gene encoding argininosuccinate lyase, with the translated sequence MKLWDKGISIDKKIEQFTIGNDREIDIHISKYDVIASRAHAIMLQKIGILSEEELGKLLSGLQVLANQIEDGTFVIDEQFEDVHSKIEFELTKSLGDVGKKIHTARSRNDQVLVALHLYFKEELQAVKSKTKTLFDTLINQAETYKDKVLPGYTHLQVAMPSSFGLWFSAYAELMIDDVFLLDAAIKTVDQNPLGSAAGYGSSFPIDREVTTKEMDFATLKYNVVAAQMGRGKNERTIAAALGSLANTMARFAMDTCLYMSQNFGFISFPDELTTGSSIMPHKKNPDVFELIRGKCNKIQALQSEMILITNNLPSGYHRDFQLLKENIIAAFEDIKDILDIFNYSIQQIIVKDIDINDDKYKYLFTVDNINTLVVEGQTFREAYQKIGGQVQDGTYVPDTSKKHTHVGSIHNLCLDKIRDKFPG